One window from the genome of Rariglobus hedericola encodes:
- a CDS encoding helix-turn-helix domain-containing protein, which yields MWIDKVFPDYVALNYAHTGTVKYRCGDGEEQVFTRPVMWWTEPGPRFTYGNRERSGWNHYYVCFAGKRAEEWRKSGLLPPARTRGWRLPAEPEAVKEKFERMIGWLGRERPDRALAVLQDVLLDLHEPEATTAPDLRAQALSRLAARVKAKPAVPFDEVAEARRLGLSPVHFRRLFAEQAGLPPHRFLVRARTAHAELLLRTTDLPLKVVAERCGFYDEYHFSRMYRREYQVPPATYRRRVRLLG from the coding sequence GTGTGGATCGACAAGGTGTTTCCAGATTATGTGGCGTTGAACTATGCGCACACGGGCACGGTGAAATATCGCTGCGGAGACGGGGAGGAGCAGGTGTTCACGCGCCCGGTGATGTGGTGGACGGAGCCGGGGCCGCGTTTCACGTATGGCAACCGCGAGCGATCGGGCTGGAATCACTACTATGTGTGTTTTGCGGGGAAGCGCGCCGAGGAGTGGAGAAAGAGCGGACTGCTGCCGCCGGCGAGGACCCGGGGCTGGCGATTGCCGGCGGAACCGGAGGCGGTGAAGGAGAAATTCGAGCGCATGATCGGATGGCTCGGCAGAGAAAGACCGGATCGCGCGCTGGCGGTTTTGCAGGATGTATTGCTCGACCTGCATGAGCCGGAGGCGACGACGGCGCCGGATCTGCGTGCTCAGGCGTTAAGCCGGCTGGCGGCGCGTGTGAAGGCAAAGCCGGCTGTGCCGTTTGACGAAGTGGCGGAGGCTCGGCGGCTGGGATTGTCGCCGGTGCATTTCCGACGGCTGTTTGCGGAGCAGGCGGGTTTGCCGCCGCATCGGTTTTTGGTGCGCGCGAGGACGGCGCACGCGGAGTTGCTGCTACGGACAACGGATCTCCCGCTCAAGGTCGTGGCGGAGCGCTGCGGGTTTTATGACGAGTATCACTTTTCCCGCATGTATCGGCGGGAGTATCAAGTGCCGCCGGCAACGTATCGGCGGAGGGTGCGGTTGTTGGGATAA
- a CDS encoding Gfo/Idh/MocA family protein, whose product MSETSIPEKPLVRIALIGLGAVGQQHLDSATKLIDGVITVVCDARVEVAESTATAHNIPRWTASADDVLADPDVDAVLLALPTGIRTPLAIAALHAGKHILIEKPVAMNAAEVRSILDAQGDRIAACCSSRLRYFSSARAARDHVASGALGPIRAITCRVIAPAGAPPAKTPPAWRLSRALNGGGILVNWGSYDLDYLLGILGFDFEPTHVLARTWQTPPPFSHYPAPGSDAETHVVATIGFTNGAVLHYERAECAIEAESRSWRISGDHGALILQMAPSKGAVVQISEPDPARGTVTRTLWEGDESGWATFNDGPLLDFATAIRQNRPPLTSLRDSLLIARLTEGIYRSADTGRPVSFSDL is encoded by the coding sequence ATGAGTGAAACGTCTATCCCGGAAAAACCGCTTGTCCGCATCGCCCTCATCGGACTCGGTGCCGTCGGCCAGCAGCACCTCGACTCCGCAACGAAACTGATCGACGGCGTCATCACCGTCGTTTGCGACGCCCGCGTCGAGGTCGCCGAATCCACCGCCACGGCACACAACATCCCTCGATGGACCGCCTCCGCCGACGACGTGCTCGCCGATCCCGACGTGGACGCCGTTTTGCTCGCCCTGCCCACCGGCATCCGCACGCCCCTCGCCATCGCCGCGCTCCACGCCGGCAAACACATCCTGATCGAGAAACCCGTCGCCATGAACGCCGCCGAGGTCCGCTCGATCCTCGACGCGCAAGGCGACCGCATCGCCGCCTGCTGCTCCTCACGCCTCCGCTACTTCTCTTCGGCACGCGCCGCCCGTGACCATGTGGCCAGCGGTGCCCTCGGCCCGATACGCGCCATCACCTGCCGCGTGATCGCCCCCGCCGGCGCCCCACCTGCCAAAACTCCTCCCGCGTGGCGCCTCAGCCGCGCCCTCAACGGCGGCGGCATCCTCGTCAACTGGGGTAGTTACGACCTCGACTACCTCCTTGGTATCCTCGGTTTTGATTTCGAACCCACGCACGTCCTCGCCCGCACGTGGCAAACCCCGCCGCCTTTCTCCCACTACCCCGCGCCCGGCTCCGACGCCGAGACGCACGTCGTGGCCACCATCGGTTTCACCAACGGCGCCGTCCTCCACTACGAACGGGCCGAGTGCGCCATCGAAGCCGAATCCCGCAGCTGGCGCATTTCCGGCGACCACGGTGCCCTCATCCTTCAGATGGCACCGAGCAAAGGAGCCGTCGTGCAAATCAGCGAACCCGACCCCGCACGCGGCACCGTCACCCGCACGCTCTGGGAAGGCGACGAATCCGGCTGGGCCACGTTCAACGACGGCCCCCTCCTCGATTTCGCCACGGCCATCCGCCAAAACCGACCTCCCCTCACCAGCCTGCGCGACTCCCTCCTCATCGCCCGCCTCACCGAAGGCATTTACCGCTCCGCCGACACCGGCCGACCCGTTTCGTTCTCAGATCTGTAG
- a CDS encoding sugar phosphate isomerase/epimerase family protein, with translation MLYSFMSFSSTQLNLTDTLALAKRLGYDAIEPRPGWDHRHGIELSTTPSERAAIRRQITDSGIAVACLAPGLRFANPATASQQLAEASAYIDLAADIGAPLLRVFGGELGAGIDRDTAIVNVADALRSLVPQARARGVKICMETHDAWTNPDHVAAVLERVNDPHVRAVWDVMHPLRASGWSIRDAFDRLRPWIEHVHIHDGTFEKSKLEFAPIGRGLYDIPAVFACLAEMNYTGYLSGEWINCDDTIDLATELAAMKSLESAARA, from the coding sequence ATGCTCTACTCCTTCATGTCCTTCAGCTCCACCCAGCTGAACCTCACCGACACCCTCGCCCTCGCCAAGCGCCTCGGCTACGACGCCATCGAACCGCGCCCGGGCTGGGACCACCGCCACGGTATCGAGCTTTCAACTACGCCCTCCGAACGCGCAGCCATCCGCCGCCAGATCACCGACTCCGGCATCGCCGTCGCCTGCCTCGCTCCCGGCCTTCGCTTCGCCAACCCCGCAACCGCCTCGCAACAACTCGCCGAAGCCTCCGCCTACATCGATCTCGCTGCCGACATCGGCGCCCCGCTCCTCCGCGTCTTCGGCGGCGAACTCGGCGCCGGCATCGACCGCGACACCGCCATCGTCAACGTCGCCGACGCCCTTCGTTCCCTCGTCCCTCAAGCCCGCGCCCGCGGCGTGAAAATCTGTATGGAAACCCACGACGCCTGGACCAACCCCGACCACGTCGCCGCCGTCCTCGAACGCGTCAATGACCCGCACGTCCGCGCCGTCTGGGACGTCATGCACCCGCTCCGCGCCTCCGGCTGGTCGATCCGCGACGCTTTCGATCGACTCCGCCCGTGGATCGAACACGTCCACATCCACGACGGCACCTTCGAAAAATCCAAACTCGAATTCGCCCCCATCGGCCGCGGACTCTACGACATCCCCGCCGTCTTCGCCTGCCTCGCCGAGATGAACTACACCGGATACCTGAGCGGCGAATGGATCAATTGCGACGACACCATCGACCTAGCTACCGAACTAGCCGCCATGAAATCCCTCGAATCAGCCGCCCGCGCCTGA
- a CDS encoding DMT family transporter, translating to MPAHLLFPVAASIAYVFAMLAFKRSGNWGVGVWRTAFVSNIAIGLAFAPFWLLGGHDQPVTQLWQPLLVALLFLFGQIFTFLSLHYGDVSVGTPVMGLKIILVALGSALLLPDPIPLKWWIAAFLSTAAIILLSRGESRPRHAVGRTVLAAALAATSFALFDVLIQKWSPAWGVGRFLPLTCGAVAVLSFGFIPLFNAPLSAIPRPAWRWLGGGSLLLALQSSLFVYAIGAFGDATVMNIVYSSRGLWSVVAVWLIGHWFANEEQTLAPAILRSRLIGAMLILAAIALVVLR from the coding sequence ATGCCCGCCCATCTCCTGTTCCCTGTCGCCGCCAGTATCGCCTACGTCTTCGCGATGCTGGCCTTCAAGCGCTCGGGCAACTGGGGCGTCGGCGTGTGGCGCACCGCGTTCGTCTCCAATATCGCCATCGGTCTCGCCTTCGCCCCGTTCTGGCTGCTCGGCGGACACGACCAGCCCGTCACTCAACTCTGGCAACCGCTCCTCGTCGCCCTGCTTTTTCTCTTCGGCCAGATCTTCACTTTTCTCTCACTCCATTACGGCGATGTCTCCGTCGGCACGCCCGTCATGGGCCTGAAAATCATCCTCGTCGCCCTCGGCAGCGCACTGCTCCTGCCCGACCCCATTCCGCTTAAATGGTGGATCGCCGCCTTCCTCAGCACCGCCGCGATCATCCTTCTCAGTCGCGGAGAATCACGTCCGCGTCATGCCGTCGGGCGCACCGTGCTCGCCGCTGCGCTTGCCGCCACGAGCTTCGCGCTCTTCGACGTCCTCATCCAAAAATGGTCGCCGGCCTGGGGCGTGGGTCGCTTCCTCCCGCTCACCTGCGGCGCGGTGGCGGTGCTTTCGTTCGGCTTCATCCCGTTGTTCAACGCCCCGCTGAGCGCCATCCCACGTCCCGCCTGGCGCTGGCTCGGCGGCGGCAGCCTCCTGCTCGCCCTGCAATCCTCCCTTTTTGTCTACGCGATCGGCGCCTTCGGTGATGCCACCGTGATGAACATCGTCTATTCATCCCGCGGACTCTGGAGCGTCGTTGCCGTGTGGCTGATCGGCCACTGGTTCGCCAACGAAGAGCAAACCCTCGCCCCCGCGATTCTGCGCAGCCGTCTTATAGGCGCGATGCTCATCCTGGCCGCAATCGCCCTCGTGGTGCTTCGATAA
- a CDS encoding tetratricopeptide repeat protein: MPRRLLPLALGLLCALPLAAYEKSAAPDPWQSALTFDYNVAAERFQKLHQASPKDARIAIAYASSLLVKQPRTESNIQSARDLLISARENAPASSEDAILALYLLARVELDHLDPAQPESARKHFDQLRREHPAHPLADHAAVELAYLAAYPESGADVTAIPAIQKLLDSVKDSGAARDLHSLLASLYLRESKDPASALPHYVAARAIGYEQPLRDADIDLTIANLARETGDLALARKHYAAFLAATPRDVRASTVRGILASLDATPAPSIR; encoded by the coding sequence ATGCCCCGCCGGTTACTACCCCTTGCCCTCGGCTTGCTTTGCGCACTCCCGCTTGCAGCCTACGAAAAATCCGCCGCCCCCGATCCCTGGCAGTCCGCGCTCACGTTTGATTACAACGTCGCGGCGGAACGCTTTCAAAAGCTTCACCAAGCCTCGCCCAAGGATGCGCGCATCGCCATCGCCTACGCCTCGAGCCTGCTCGTCAAACAACCTCGCACCGAATCCAACATCCAGTCCGCGCGCGATCTCTTGATCAGCGCCCGTGAAAACGCGCCCGCTTCATCCGAGGACGCCATTCTCGCCCTTTACCTGCTCGCCCGCGTCGAGCTCGATCACCTCGATCCCGCTCAACCGGAATCCGCCCGCAAGCACTTCGACCAACTCCGCCGCGAACATCCCGCGCATCCACTCGCCGACCACGCCGCCGTCGAGCTCGCCTACCTCGCCGCCTATCCCGAGTCCGGTGCGGATGTCACCGCGATCCCCGCCATCCAAAAACTCCTCGATTCCGTGAAGGACTCCGGAGCCGCCCGCGACCTGCATTCGCTGCTCGCCTCCCTTTATCTGCGCGAATCAAAGGATCCCGCCTCGGCCCTTCCTCATTACGTCGCCGCGCGCGCTATCGGCTATGAGCAACCGCTCCGCGATGCCGACATCGATCTCACCATCGCCAACCTCGCCCGCGAAACCGGTGACCTTGCCCTCGCTCGCAAACACTACGCCGCCTTCCTCGCCGCCACGCCCCGTGATGTCCGCGCCAGCACGGTCCGCGGAATCCTCGCCTCCCTCGACGCAACCCCGGCCCCTTCCATCCGATGA
- a CDS encoding ABC transporter substrate-binding protein yields the protein MNRFRNLIAVVVLLGAFAYSAWHVLTHRRTENASGKITIRVGHWLLHAGMREAFDEAAAEYSKLHPDVSIEQIPVPIRAWPSWMRTQLIGGTAPDITGMLGANEDIAVRYFIPLTDELRPPNPYNAGTSLAGVPWVNTFVDGMTAMRNLTPTSGDIHSVNLQINTLRLYYNKPLLKEITGSDEPPADYATLRKLEGQVARYNEKNGRRLVPIASCGPYSQYLFERLLPSQTQQLSIDLSPSRNFAIQPVELARLVLAGKLSYRNTPELHSSINLLHDVGALMSPGYASRQRDDALFDFLQSKAVMICAGSWDYAVFERDGDFPVGIMPVVLPAKDDPEYGRFVLGLASEANGTPEATLGVVRSSKHPEVALDFLRFLTSRGIAQKFSDLSLRTSAIADVVPPAQAAALAPRLEGAINGFTPDFNYFGGSNANRIFKNNLYRLDGPNGSTEDFVTTLDAELPKALKQDAGIHLTRVHRDIQRLDAHLGLLLTQPEAEREQTWTRLMETRHARQNEYLVYLPLAK from the coding sequence ATGAACCGCTTCCGCAACCTCATCGCCGTGGTCGTCCTGCTCGGCGCCTTCGCCTACTCCGCCTGGCACGTCCTCACCCATCGCCGCACCGAAAACGCCTCCGGCAAGATCACCATCCGCGTCGGCCACTGGCTGCTCCACGCCGGCATGCGCGAGGCGTTTGACGAAGCCGCCGCCGAATACTCCAAGCTCCACCCCGACGTATCCATCGAACAGATACCCGTTCCCATCCGCGCCTGGCCGTCGTGGATGCGCACCCAGTTGATCGGCGGCACCGCCCCGGACATCACCGGCATGCTCGGCGCCAACGAAGACATCGCCGTCCGCTATTTCATCCCCCTCACCGACGAACTTCGTCCGCCCAACCCCTACAACGCCGGCACCTCCCTCGCCGGCGTGCCTTGGGTCAACACCTTCGTCGATGGCATGACCGCCATGCGAAACCTCACGCCGACTTCGGGTGATATCCATAGCGTCAATCTCCAGATCAACACCCTGCGTCTTTACTACAACAAGCCGCTCCTCAAAGAAATCACCGGCAGCGACGAACCGCCCGCCGACTACGCCACGTTGCGGAAACTCGAAGGCCAGGTCGCCCGTTACAATGAGAAGAATGGCCGCCGTCTCGTGCCTATCGCCTCCTGCGGTCCTTATTCGCAATACCTCTTCGAGCGCCTGCTGCCTTCGCAGACCCAGCAACTCTCGATCGATCTCAGCCCTTCCCGCAACTTTGCCATCCAGCCGGTCGAACTCGCGCGACTGGTGCTCGCAGGGAAACTCTCCTACCGGAACACGCCCGAACTCCACTCCAGCATCAATCTGCTGCACGACGTGGGCGCGTTGATGAGCCCCGGCTATGCCTCACGCCAGCGTGACGATGCCTTGTTCGATTTTCTCCAGTCCAAGGCCGTCATGATTTGCGCCGGCAGTTGGGACTACGCGGTCTTTGAACGTGATGGCGATTTCCCCGTCGGCATCATGCCCGTGGTGCTACCCGCGAAAGACGATCCCGAATACGGCCGCTTTGTCCTCGGTCTCGCCTCCGAGGCCAACGGCACGCCCGAGGCCACCCTCGGCGTTGTTCGCTCCAGTAAACATCCCGAAGTCGCCCTCGATTTTCTGCGTTTCCTCACCAGCCGCGGCATCGCTCAAAAATTCTCCGACTTGAGCCTGCGCACGTCCGCAATCGCCGATGTCGTTCCGCCCGCACAAGCCGCCGCGCTCGCCCCGCGTCTCGAAGGCGCGATCAACGGCTTCACGCCCGATTTCAATTATTTCGGCGGCAGCAACGCCAACCGCATTTTCAAAAACAACCTCTACCGTCTCGACGGCCCGAACGGCAGCACCGAAGACTTCGTCACCACCCTTGATGCAGAACTCCCGAAGGCCCTGAAGCAGGACGCCGGCATCCACCTCACGCGCGTTCACCGTGACATCCAGCGCCTCGACGCCCACCTCGGCCTGTTGCTCACGCAACCCGAAGCCGAGCGCGAGCAGACGTGGACGCGCCTCATGGAAACCCGTCACGCGCGTCAGAACGAATACCTCGTCTACCTTCCGCTGGCCAAGTGA
- a CDS encoding LacI family DNA-binding transcriptional regulator: MRLKSKPFDFMAQIQTSSLVKVAREAGVALSTASLAMRGSPLVKAATAERVKAVAERLGYRADLRMGSLMARIRRAKGAPDRERLAFVWVSATRADTRREGFCQASLAGAKRRAEELGCALDEFWLHDGGMTEARLEKILVTRGITGVVFSAPLRDMEVTVDWNWGCFAAAIIGNSEFHPSLHRAGHYHYRSMWTAMEKLRLAGCLRPAVVLHEPHHRRIHGVHQAAFLTNHPLPEQALGMTRFGLPASGAALRTWIAKVKADALIFVVTPPAEFSRELAGIKTLRSIVSLGASSTGMPGMDMREDLVAAGAVDLVVAQLHRNERGVPERPKTLLLEGEWRE; this comes from the coding sequence ATGCGCCTGAAATCGAAACCGTTCGATTTTATGGCTCAAATTCAGACGAGTTCATTGGTGAAAGTGGCGCGCGAGGCGGGCGTGGCGTTGTCCACGGCGTCGCTGGCGATGCGGGGAAGTCCGCTCGTGAAAGCGGCGACGGCGGAGCGCGTGAAGGCGGTGGCGGAGCGGCTCGGTTACCGCGCGGATTTGCGGATGGGGTCGCTTATGGCGCGCATCCGGCGAGCGAAGGGTGCGCCGGACCGGGAGAGGCTGGCGTTTGTCTGGGTGAGTGCGACGCGGGCTGACACGCGACGCGAGGGATTTTGCCAAGCGAGTCTGGCGGGGGCAAAACGCCGCGCCGAGGAACTGGGCTGTGCGTTGGATGAATTTTGGTTGCACGACGGTGGAATGACGGAGGCGCGGCTGGAGAAAATTCTGGTTACGCGCGGGATCACCGGCGTGGTGTTCTCGGCACCGTTGAGAGACATGGAGGTGACGGTGGACTGGAACTGGGGATGCTTCGCGGCGGCGATCATCGGGAACTCGGAGTTTCATCCGTCGCTGCACCGGGCGGGGCATTATCATTACCGCAGCATGTGGACGGCGATGGAGAAGCTGAGGTTGGCCGGATGTTTGCGGCCGGCAGTGGTGTTGCACGAACCGCATCACCGGCGCATTCACGGGGTGCATCAGGCGGCGTTTCTGACGAATCATCCGTTGCCTGAACAGGCGTTGGGCATGACGAGGTTTGGATTGCCGGCAAGCGGAGCCGCGTTGCGCACGTGGATCGCGAAGGTGAAGGCCGATGCGTTGATTTTTGTGGTTACGCCGCCGGCGGAATTCAGCCGGGAGTTGGCTGGAATCAAAACGCTGCGCAGCATCGTGTCGCTGGGGGCGTCATCAACGGGAATGCCGGGAATGGACATGCGCGAGGACCTGGTTGCGGCGGGCGCGGTGGATCTGGTCGTGGCGCAGCTTCATCGCAACGAACGCGGTGTGCCGGAGCGGCCAAAAACGCTGCTGCTCGAGGGCGAATGGCGGGAGTGA
- a CDS encoding glycoside hydrolase family 2 TIM barrel-domain containing protein yields the protein MLKNGLIHAWENPELTSLNKLAPHASFDAFATAAQAKSRARDKSAWSQSLNGEWQFRLERRPEDAQPFAEGRPFNDSAQWGVIPVPSNWQMHGHGRPHYTNVTMPFREEAPFTPKDNPTGVYRRFFRIPSAWQGNRIVLHFGGADSVLAVYIDGVAVGLSKDSRLPAEFDISALVRPGIEHELVAIVVQYSDATAIEDQDQWRLGGLHREVRLYATPVIHIADIKATPDVNLAAGTAALDLLVTAGFPHNLPLPDTKVSVQIFDQHGRPVLAKPAVAEIGHKRAAVGFDRGAVRLRLEIPSSKLRLWSHEDPALYTVVVSLTPPKSSGAAPSHASIRTGFRRIEIRDRDLLINGRRVLIKGVNRHDHHPDVAKALTSETMERDVVLMKQFNFNAVRTSHYPNDPRFLDFCDQHGLYVIDETNAESHDFHNSLCQDPRYATPWLDRAMRMVVRDINHPSIVLWSLGNESGYGPNHDAAAGWIRHYDPSRPLHYEGAISLWQGSATFAHGSASTDVICPMYTSIKDLTDWLDFADKHAPSSAASYTDLVPAMDKAGLHFARDARPRPPLPTPLHPLNRPVILCEYSHAMGNSNGSLSDYFDLFKSRAGIQGGFIWEWLDHGLRQKTADGKEFFAYGGDFGDTPNDANFVCDGLVSADRIPHPAMWEFKHLAQPVTVSLVKGKPGRLRIRNDHDFTSLARLQGHWELLIDGVATKHGNLPKLDLAPGASKDTTVAFGKLPAGAEAHLNITWTTAADTTFAKRGHETAWTQLALTPTPKAKPSVPAKKSAPVLVEETVGGVILLAGDTAATFDRATSTLSSLRVRGVELLARAPLVELNRAATDNDGVKLWSGQDGKALGRWQKLGLIAKPIQHQPDAFSHKANKDGSVTVTLSHAASGRENWKDCTHTHRYTLHADGRLVVDNDIVFSGADVTDLPRAGVRFDLVAGYENLAYFGRGPVENYADRKTGSLVARYETTVTDEYVDYVMPQEHGHHTETRWLELSAGRKAKASALRITAAPLFEFNATHFAAEDLYAAKHTTDLTPRAETIVYLDAAHRGLGTQSCGPDALDQYKLNAKRYTFSYTLTAR from the coding sequence ATGCTTAAAAACGGCCTCATCCACGCTTGGGAAAACCCCGAGCTCACTTCGCTCAACAAGCTCGCTCCCCACGCTTCATTCGATGCGTTTGCGACCGCTGCACAGGCCAAGTCCCGCGCCCGCGACAAGTCCGCGTGGTCACAATCCCTGAATGGCGAATGGCAGTTCCGTCTCGAGCGCCGCCCCGAAGATGCCCAGCCGTTCGCCGAGGGACGTCCCTTCAACGACAGCGCGCAGTGGGGTGTGATTCCCGTGCCGTCCAACTGGCAGATGCACGGCCACGGTCGCCCGCACTACACCAACGTCACGATGCCATTCCGCGAGGAAGCGCCCTTCACGCCCAAGGACAATCCCACCGGCGTTTACCGCCGCTTCTTCCGCATCCCGTCCGCGTGGCAGGGCAACCGCATCGTCCTCCACTTCGGCGGCGCCGACAGCGTGCTCGCCGTTTACATCGATGGCGTTGCCGTCGGCCTGAGCAAGGACTCCCGACTCCCCGCTGAGTTCGACATCTCCGCCCTCGTGCGTCCCGGCATCGAACACGAACTCGTCGCCATCGTCGTCCAATACTCCGACGCCACCGCCATTGAGGACCAGGATCAATGGCGTCTCGGCGGCCTCCACCGCGAAGTTCGGCTCTACGCCACGCCCGTCATCCACATCGCCGACATCAAGGCCACGCCCGACGTCAATCTCGCCGCCGGCACCGCCGCGCTCGATCTCCTCGTAACCGCCGGTTTCCCTCATAACCTCCCGCTGCCCGACACCAAGGTCAGCGTGCAGATTTTTGATCAACACGGTCGCCCCGTGCTCGCCAAACCCGCCGTTGCCGAGATCGGCCACAAGCGCGCCGCGGTGGGCTTTGACCGCGGCGCCGTGCGCCTGCGCCTCGAAATCCCCTCGTCGAAACTCCGCCTCTGGTCCCATGAAGACCCCGCGCTCTACACCGTCGTCGTCTCCCTCACGCCGCCGAAATCCTCTGGCGCCGCTCCTTCACACGCCTCGATCCGCACCGGCTTCCGTCGCATCGAAATCCGCGACCGCGATCTTCTCATCAACGGCCGCCGCGTCCTCATCAAGGGTGTCAACCGCCACGACCACCACCCCGACGTCGCCAAGGCGCTCACCTCCGAAACCATGGAGCGCGACGTGGTGCTGATGAAGCAGTTCAACTTCAACGCCGTCCGCACGTCTCATTATCCGAACGATCCGCGCTTCCTCGATTTCTGCGACCAGCACGGTCTCTACGTCATCGACGAAACCAACGCCGAGTCGCACGACTTCCACAATTCCCTCTGCCAGGACCCACGCTACGCCACGCCGTGGCTCGACCGCGCCATGCGCATGGTCGTGCGCGACATCAACCACCCGTCCATTGTCCTCTGGTCGCTCGGCAACGAATCCGGCTACGGCCCCAACCACGACGCCGCCGCCGGCTGGATCCGCCACTACGATCCGTCGCGCCCGCTCCACTACGAGGGTGCCATTTCCCTCTGGCAGGGTTCCGCGACTTTCGCGCACGGCTCGGCCTCCACCGACGTGATCTGTCCGATGTATACGAGCATCAAAGATCTCACTGACTGGCTCGACTTCGCGGACAAGCACGCTCCCTCCTCCGCCGCTTCCTACACGGACCTAGTGCCCGCGATGGACAAAGCCGGACTTCACTTTGCCCGTGACGCCCGCCCGCGTCCTCCGCTGCCCACACCTCTCCATCCGCTCAACCGTCCCGTCATCCTCTGCGAATACTCGCACGCGATGGGCAACTCCAACGGCTCGCTCTCCGACTACTTCGATCTCTTCAAGTCCCGTGCCGGCATTCAGGGCGGCTTCATCTGGGAATGGCTCGACCACGGCCTCCGCCAAAAAACCGCCGACGGCAAAGAGTTCTTCGCCTACGGCGGCGACTTCGGCGACACGCCCAACGACGCCAACTTCGTCTGCGACGGTCTCGTATCAGCCGACCGGATACCTCACCCCGCCATGTGGGAGTTCAAGCACCTCGCCCAGCCCGTCACGGTCTCTCTCGTGAAGGGCAAGCCCGGCCGCCTCCGCATCCGCAACGACCACGACTTCACCTCCCTCGCCCGCCTCCAAGGCCATTGGGAACTCCTTATCGACGGCGTCGCCACCAAGCACGGCAACCTGCCGAAACTCGACCTCGCCCCCGGCGCTTCGAAAGACACCACCGTCGCCTTCGGCAAACTTCCCGCCGGTGCCGAGGCCCACCTCAATATCACCTGGACCACAGCCGCCGATACGACCTTCGCCAAACGCGGCCACGAAACCGCCTGGACGCAGCTCGCGCTCACTCCGACGCCCAAGGCCAAGCCCTCCGTCCCTGCGAAAAAATCCGCGCCCGTCCTCGTCGAGGAAACCGTCGGCGGCGTTATACTGCTAGCCGGCGACACCGCCGCGACGTTCGATCGCGCCACGTCCACGTTGTCCTCCCTCCGCGTTCGCGGCGTCGAGCTCCTCGCCCGCGCCCCGCTCGTTGAACTCAACCGCGCCGCCACCGACAACGATGGTGTTAAGCTCTGGTCCGGCCAGGACGGAAAAGCCCTCGGTCGCTGGCAAAAGCTCGGCCTCATTGCGAAACCCATCCAACACCAACCGGACGCCTTCTCCCACAAAGCCAACAAGGACGGCTCCGTCACCGTCACGCTGTCGCACGCCGCCTCCGGTCGCGAAAACTGGAAGGACTGCACGCACACGCATCGCTACACGCTGCACGCCGACGGCCGTCTGGTCGTGGACAACGACATCGTGTTCTCCGGTGCCGATGTCACCGACCTCCCCCGCGCCGGCGTCCGCTTCGATCTCGTCGCCGGTTACGAAAACCTCGCCTACTTCGGACGCGGTCCCGTCGAGAACTACGCCGACCGCAAAACCGGCAGCCTCGTCGCCCGCTACGAGACGACCGTGACCGACGAATACGTGGACTACGTCATGCCGCAGGAACACGGCCACCACACCGAAACCCGCTGGCTCGAACTCTCCGCCGGCCGCAAAGCCAAGGCCTCCGCCCTCCGCATCACCGCCGCGCCGCTCTTCGAGTTTAACGCCACGCACTTCGCCGCCGAGGATCTCTACGCCGCCAAGCACACGACCGACCTCACGCCCCGCGCCGAGACGATCGTGTATCTCGACGCCGCCCACCGCGGCCTCGGCACGCAGAGCTGCGGACCCGACGCCCTCGACCAGTATAAGCTGAACGCCAAGCGCTACACCTTCAGCTACACGCTGACCGCACGCTGA